From a region of the Dictyostelium discoideum AX4 chromosome 2 chromosome, whole genome shotgun sequence genome:
- the mip1-1 gene encoding MEK1 interacting protein 1, whose translation MDSQTSQDIPEILNDIFELMDRQIDEENKQQKDDKNKTIAHGTSQLVQHENPQEDFAFGVKNPIQQNEEEKKNEEEKQNEEVKQNEEEKQNEEVKQNVEEKQENRENEQHNEENEQQNGEQNKEEEQQSQQSQQSQQSQQSQQIDLNIKKEGEKQNQRQSSRQVVIIDLSDDDEDDEDDDGENDNDKPTPISNTETTETSTTTTTTTTNVNNQNNNQDKEVVDLTLSPPQSPVLVLTATRLANNNNNHNNDRNNNSNNNSNNRFLNRQANDFTFFRNNSFFNSRTQHQPPPPPSQQQFPIVLNIFNNHSGSAVGNGPIGNNGNGGNSLKKRKHYHNFDTDDDDDDDDDDDDDEDDDDEDDDDDDVHFDRRNQFPISPEDLFDENIDISFGFGGRDRNSDSSDDSFFRPTNRQSLVGTNRSAVRNNNNSNNNNTTATASIQTTKPEVIHILEKQGNSSLSSISENSELWKLQKEMEKENESKKAIDTQSNGGDKKSKNLECPICFEDTKPYVSTLCGHIFCSDCIVNALKKKKSCPVCNAKLHGKKPYHPIYI comes from the exons atggaCAGCCAAACATCACAAGATATACccgaaattttaaatgatatatTTGAATTGATGGATAGGCAGATAGATGAAGAAAATAAGCAACAAaaagatgataaaaataaaacaattgctCATGGTACCTCTCAATTAGTTCAACATGAAAACCCACAAGAGGATTTCGCATTTGGTGTGAAGAACCCAATACAACAAAATGAAGAggagaaaaaaaatgaagagGAGAAACAAAATGAAGAGGTGAAACAAAATGAAGAGGAGAAACAAAATGAAGAGGTGAAGCAAAATGTAGAGGAGAAACAAGAAAATAGAGAAAATGAACAAcataatgaagaaaatgaacaacaaaatggagaacaaaataaagaagaggaacaacaatcacaacaatcacaacaatcacaacaatcacaacaatcacaacaaatAGACCTTAATATCAAAAAAGAGGGTGAAAAACAGAATCAACGCCAATCAAGTAGACAGGTAGTTATTATAGATTtgagtgatgatgatgaagatgatgaagatgatgatggtgaaaatgataatgataaaccCACACCTATTTCAAATACTGAAACTACTGAAACTTCCacaactaccactaccaccaccacaaatgTAAATAACCAAAACAACAATCAAGATAAAGA AGTTGTGGATCTTACTCTTTCTCCACCACAATCACCAGTTTTAGTACTGACAGCAACACGTTtagctaataataataataatcataataatgatagaaataataatagtaataataatagtaataatagattCCTTAATAGACAAGCGAATGactttactttttttagaaataatagTTTCTTTAATTCTAGAACACAACATCagccaccaccaccaccatctcaacaacaatttccAATAGtattaaacatttttaataatcatagTGGTAGTGCTGTAGGAAATGGCCCtattggtaataatggtaatggtggtaatagtttaaaaaagagaaaacaTTATCATAATTTTGATACCgacgatgacgatgatgatgatgatgatgatgatgatgatgaagacgatgatgatgaagacgatgatgatgatgatgttcaCTTTGATCGTAGAAATCAATTCCCAATTAGTCCAGAGGATCtttttgatgaaaatattgacATTAGTTTTGGGTTTGGTGGTAGGGACCGCAATAGTGACTCAAGCGACGACTCATTTTTTAGACCAACAAATCGTCAATCTTTGGTTGGCACAAATCGTTCAGCTGTCagaaataacaataatagcaataacaacaacactACTGCAACAGCATCCATCCAAACAACTAAACCAGAGGTAATTCATATACTCGAAAAACAAGGTAACTCATCATTATCCTCGATATCTGAAAATTCAGAACTTTGGAAACTTCAAAAAGAaatggaaaaagaaaatgaatcaAAGAAAGCAATTGATACGCAATCCAATGGCGgtgataaaaaatcaaaaaatttggaATGTCCAATTTGTTTTGAAGATACAAAGCCATATGTCTCAACTCTTTGTGGGCATATATTTTGCTCTGATTGTATCGTCAATGccttaaaaaagaaaaaaagctGTCCGGTCTGCAATGCAAAATTGCATGGAAAAAAACCTTATCATcctatttatatttaa
- a CDS encoding hypothetical protein (Similar to Haemonchus contortus (Barber pole worm). membrane aminopeptidase H11-4, isoform 4), translating to MRNIKHIQLKDMEEIDENDEEFEIDGDDIRPRKKSEFQSTQNKSTFKRLFEYLTETNFKKSLLIIAFCSFFIIFTITASLATKVISEQIIYSNIKLPGNVIPIHYFTHVDIRMEPKFNFNGTIVSTLNITSDKNDFIVIHADESTLSLNSIHLVSVPKYNSSKPVNSTDFDLESSITPTNKVYSPENSYYILFFKDLKKFLDKNGSIFNLYISYNGSLVDSEGTSTLRGLYLSSYKNPSNHSESKYLAVTQFEPVDARLSFPCFDEPSLKANWTIWITHPNNYKALSNMPAYLVEDNKVAHKTTTRFDTTPKMSSYLVCIVVHQFSSKSDFIDRRGKEGATSVPLTVWAADHLMDTVDFSLDMAKKSFVFFEDYFDILYPLPKMDLVAIPDFAAGAMENFGLMTFRESDLLYSNKTSDQENKQRVAEVVSHEIAHQWFGDLVTMKWWNDLWLNEGFATFMSYKCMQKVLIDEFDSEEIFQYSSKQPGLDIDASPFTHTISNNYTDPLDIMASFDSVTYDKGSSILLMLEAMIDRVKENAFRDGIRNYLKKYAYGNAETNDLWEMLYDSIARDPIMVIPDIMNQWTTYPGFPQIKIDSIGNNSYRITQSKFTQPNTTRPSDFNANSIWWMPIKVIDNCENTDDLYISNKSIQYKGWSDQACGTPAKDSFIFANSDATGFYRTLYDSSIFDKIVNRLNENATEHFTTLQRISFADDLYAFSKIGAIPTSVALKTFYYTTVSVEPNFVVWKDILSFLSFVHNRLETVVPCYIQYIKKAQYIFNKGLLPLIKLNITSDDELSYNQLELRKSAFSKVNSLSITSLRIHLNQIYLDNIDTPENIDPSIRAPLFSSIIQNGDIEEYEWVVNRFENTNAINERIDALKAISNPKNPQLIRNTLKMLLDGKIKSQDFYMVFLEMSYSPFARELAWNFLLDNFNFISENSTPGDIGKYVTYFASSMDSQAKIDQIKQFFTDAHPIPASSLANAISSIQYNMNWLKNQAPELCNFLNK from the exons ATGAGAAATATTAAACACATCCAACTTAAGGATATGGAAGAGATTGACgaaaatgatgaagaatttgaaattgatggtgatgatattAGACCAAGAAAAAAATCAGAATTCCAATCAACTCAAAATAAATCTACATTCAAAAGactatttgaatatttaactgaaactaattttaaaaaatcactACTTATCATTGCATTTTGttctttctttattatatttacaatTACTGCATCATTAGCCacaaaag tTATTTCAGAGCAAATTatatattcaaatattaaattaccaGGTAATGTTATaccaattcattattttacaCATGTCGATATTAGAATGGaaccaaaatttaatttcaatggtACAATTGTTTCAACATTGAATATTACAAGcgataaaaatgattttattgtGATTCATGCAGATGAAAGcacattatcattaaatagtATTCACTTAGTATCAGTACCAAAATATAATAGTTCAAAACCGGTCAATAGTACCGATTTCGATTTGGAGTCATCTATCACTCCAACAAATAAAGTCTATAGTCCCGAAAATAGCTATTACATCTTATTTTTTAAGGAtttgaaaaagtttttagat aaaAATGgaagtatttttaatttatatattagtTATAATGGATCATTAGTTGATTCAGAAGGTACGAGTACATTAAGAGGATTATATTTATCATCATATAAGAATCCAAGTAATCATAGTGAATCAAAGTATTTAGCAGTAACACAATTTGAACCAGTTGATGCAAGATTATCATTTCCATGTTTTGATGAACCATCATTGAAAGCCAATTGGACAATTTGGATTACACAtccaaataattataaagcACTCTCAAATATGCCAGCCTATTTAGTGGAAGATAATAAGGTAGCCCATAAAACAACCACTCGATTCGATACTACCCCAAAGATGAGTAGTTATTTGGTTTGTATTGTAGTTCATCAATTTAGTAGTAAATCCGATTTCATTGACCGTAGAGGTAAAGAAGGTGCAACCTCTGTTCCATTGACAGTTTGGGCCGCCGATCATTTAATGGATACCGTTGATTTTTCATTGGATATGGCAAAGAAATCATTTGTATTCTTTGAagattattttgatattcTTTATCCATTACCAAAGATGGATCTTGTAGCTATACCTG ATTTCGCTGCGGGTGCAATGGAGAATTTTGGTTTAATGACATTTAGAGAATCCGATCTACTATATAGTAATAAAACTTCAGATCAAGAGAATAAACAAAGAGTGGCAGAAGTGGTTTCACATGAGATTGCTCATCAATGGTTTGGTGATTTGGTCACAATGAAATGGTGGAATGATCTTTGGTTAAATGAAGGTTTTGCAACTTTTATGTCCTACAAGTGTATGCAAAAGGTATTGATTGATGAATTCGATAGTGAAGAGATCTTTCAATATAGTTCAAAACAACCTGGTCTAGATATTGATGCTTCACCATTCACTCATACAATCTCAAATAATTACACTGATCCATTGGATATTATGGCTTCATTCGATAGTGTAACCTATGATAAAGGTTCTTCAATTCTATTGATGTTGGAGGCAATGATTGATAGAGTTAAAGAGAATGCTTTTCGTGATGGTATTAGAAACTATTTGAAAAAGTATGCCTATGGAAATGCTGAAACCAATGATCTTTGGGAAATGTTGTATGACTCGATTGCACGTGACCCAATTATGGTAATACCTGACATTATGAATCAATGGACAACTTATCCAGGTTTTCCACAAATTAAAATCGATTCAATCGGTAACAATTCATATCGTATCACTCAATCTAAATTCACTCAACCAAATACAACTCGTCCAAGTGATTTCAATGCAAACTCTATTTGGTGGATGCCAATTAAAGTCATTGACAATTGTGAAAACACTGATGACCTTTACATCTCCAATAAATCCATTCAATATAAGGGTTGGAGTGATCAAGCTTGTGGTACCCCAGCAAAGGATAGTTTTATATTTGCAAACTCTGATGCCACTGGTTTCTATCGTACCCTCTATGATAGCTCAATCTTTGATAAGATTGTAAATAGACTCAATGAGAATGCCACTGAACATTTCACAACTCTACAAAGAATTTCTTTTGCTGATGATCTCTATGCATTCTCAAAGATTGGTGCAATTCCAACTTCTGTAGCTTTGAAAACTTTTTACTATACCACCGTCTCTGTTGAACCAAATTTCGTAGTTTGGAAAGATATCCTAAGTTTCCTTTCATTTGTTCACAATCGTTTAGAAACCGTTGTTCCATGTTATATTCAATACATTAAAAAAGCTCAatacattttcaataaaGGCTTATTACCACTCATCAAACTTAATATTACTTCGGATGATGAACTCTCCTATAATCAATTGGAATTAAGAAAATCTGCCTTTTCAAAAGTAAACTCCTTATCAATTACTTCTTTAAGAATTCATcttaatcaaatttatttagataata TTGATACACCAGAAAATATTGATCCATCAATTAGAGCTCCATTATTCTCATCAATTATACAAAATGGTGATATTGAAGAATATGAATGGGTAGTTAATAGATTTGAAAATACAAATGCAATCAATGAAAGAATCGATGCTTTGAAAGCAATTTCCAATCCAAAGAATCCACAATTAATTAGAAATACTTTAAAAATGCTTTTAGat ggtaaaattaaaagtcaAGACTTTTATATGGTTTTCTTGGAAATGTCATATTCACCATTTGCAAGAGAATTAGCTTGGAACTTTTTAttagataattttaatttcatttcaga gaATTCAACACCAGGTGATATTGGTAAATATGTAACCTATTTTGCATCATCAATGGATTCCCAAGCAAAAATTGatcaaattaaacaatttttcaCAGATGCTCATCCAATCCCAGCCTCTTCGTTGGCAAATGCTATATCAAGTATTCAATACAATATGAATTGGTTAAAAAACCAAGCACCTGAactttgtaattttttaaataaataa
- the carA-1 gene encoding G-protein-coupled receptor, with translation MGLLDGNPANETSLVLLLFADFSSMLGCMAVLIGFWRLKLLRNHVTKVIACFCATSFCKDFPSTILTLTNTAVNGGFPCYLYAIVITYGSFACWLWTLCLAISIYMLIVKREPEPERFEKYYYLLCWGLPLISTIVMLAKNTVQFVGNWCWIGVSFTGYRFGLFYGPFLFIWAISAVLVGLTSRYTYVVIHNGVSDNKEKHLTYQFKLINYIIVFLVCWVFAVVNRIVNGLNMFPPALNILHTYLSVSHGFWASVTFIYNNPLMWRYFGAKILTVFTFFGYFTDVQKKLEKNKNNNNPSPYSSSRGTSGKTMGGHPTGDDVQCSSDMEQCSLERHPNMVNNQQNLNNNYGLQQNYNDEGSSSSSLSSSDEEKQTVEMQNIQISTSTNGQGNN, from the exons atgggtCTTTTAGATGGAAATCCAGCCAATGAAACATCattggttttattattatttgccgATTTTTCTTCAATGTTGGGTTGTATGGCAGTGTTGATTGGTTTTTGGAGATTAAAACTTTTGCGTAATCATGTTACAAAAGTAATTGCATGTTTTTGTGCTACCTCCTTTTGTAAAGATTTTCCTTCAACAATTTTAACTTTAACAAATACAGCTGTCAATGGTGGTTTCCCTTGTTATTTATATGCAATTGTAATTACATATGGTAGTTTTGCATGTTGGTTGTGGACTTTATGTCTTG caaTTAGTATTTATATGTTAATTGTAAAAAGAGAACCAGAACCAGaaagatttgaaaaatattattatttattatgttggggtttaccattaatttcaacaattGTTATGTTGGCAAAAAATACAGTACAATTTGTTGGTAATTGGTGTTGGATTGGTGTAAGTTTCACTGGATATAGATTTGGGTTATTCTATGGTCCATTCTTATTTATTTGGGCAATTTCAGCAGTATTGGTTGGTTTAACATCACGTTATACCTATGTTGTTATTCATAATGGTGTTAGTGATAATAAAGAGAAACATTTAACATACCAATTCAAATTGATCAACTATATCATAGTTTTCCTTGTTTGTTGGGTATTTGCAGTTGTTAATCGTATTGTAAATGGTTTAAATATGTTTCCACCAGCACTCAATATTCTCCACACCTATTTGAGTGTATCCCATGGTTTTTGGGCATCTGTCACATTTATCTATAATAATCCATTAATGTGGCGTTATTTTGGTGCAAAGATTTTAACAGTTTTCACATTCTTTGGTTACTTTACTGATGTACAAAAGAAATtggaaaagaataaaaacaataacaatccATCACCATATAGTTCAAGTCGTGGTACTTCTGGTAAAACTATGGGTGGTCATCCAACTGGTGATGATGTGCAATGTAGTTCCGATATGGAGCAATGTTCTTTGGAAAGACATCCAAATATGgtaaataatcaacaaaatctaaataataattatggtttacaacaaaattataatgatgaaggttcatcttcatcttctttatcatcatctgatGAAGAAAAACAGACTGTTGAAAtgcaaaatattcaaatttccACTTCAACAAATGGTCAAggaaataattga